The following proteins are encoded in a genomic region of Desulfomicrobium escambiense DSM 10707:
- a CDS encoding magnesium transporter CorA family protein, with amino-acid sequence MIIINKTIEGRLVPQEHLDADCWINMINPSQEELQRISVLLGVSLDHLTDPLDADERARLEFEDGVMLVVLRVPVENVSDSRIPFLTMPIGVIITPTAVVTVSRSQQDLATAILNGRTRIVDTADRIRFLIHLMQRTSLIYLRYLKDIIRRSDVIEHRLQQSMRNEELIELLGIEKSLVYFTTSLKANDIIMDKVLRMRLIQLTEDQTDLLEDAITENRQAIEMSKIHSDILSGTMDAFASIISNNMNMVMKFLTGFTIILMIPNIISGVYGMNIVTPFQDSPYAFAIVSGVTLSGCLLAWLVLARKRWM; translated from the coding sequence ATGATCATCATCAACAAAACCATTGAAGGACGTCTCGTCCCCCAGGAGCACCTGGACGCCGACTGCTGGATCAACATGATCAACCCCTCGCAGGAGGAACTGCAGCGCATATCCGTCCTCCTGGGCGTATCCCTGGACCACCTGACCGACCCCCTGGACGCCGATGAGCGCGCCCGCCTGGAGTTCGAGGACGGAGTGATGCTCGTCGTCCTGCGCGTGCCGGTCGAGAACGTGTCCGATTCGAGAATACCCTTCCTGACCATGCCCATCGGCGTCATCATCACGCCCACGGCGGTCGTCACCGTCTCGCGTTCCCAGCAGGATCTGGCCACGGCCATCCTGAACGGACGCACGCGCATCGTCGACACGGCCGACCGCATACGTTTCCTGATCCACCTGATGCAGCGCACCTCGCTCATCTACCTGCGCTATCTCAAGGACATCATCCGTCGTTCCGATGTCATCGAACATCGCCTGCAACAGTCCATGCGCAACGAGGAGCTGATCGAACTGCTGGGCATCGAAAAGAGCCTCGTCTACTTCACGACGTCACTCAAGGCCAACGACATCATCATGGACAAGGTCCTGCGGATGCGGCTCATCCAGTTGACGGAAGACCAGACCGATCTGCTCGAGGACGCGATCACCGAAAACAGGCAGGCCATCGAAATGTCCAAGATCCACAGCGACATCCTGTCGGGGACCATGGACGCCTTCGCCTCGATCATCTCCAACAACATGAACATGGTCATGAAGTTCCTGACGGGGTTCACCATCATTTTGATGATCCCCAACATCATCAGCGGCGTCTACGGGATGAACATCGTCACCCCGTTCCAGGACTCCCCTTACGCCTTTGCCATCGTGTCCGGGGTGACGCTGAGCGGCTGCCTCCTGGCGTGGCTGGTCCTGGCCAGGAAACGCTGGATGTAG
- a CDS encoding MBL fold metallo-hydrolase → MNTAPVIHEVDAGDFRVRGVLLQGSRRSLVWDALTHPDDMAPFARACADAPPIVVYSHADWDHIQGTSAFASPLIIAQRAAVKRFQTEAPAALSELRGADPGKWDAVRLLPPDITFERSLDLDLGGVTVSLRALPGHTPDAIVALVPELDLLLAGDTVELPCPCVPRGCDLDGWIDELERWRADTRVRTVIPSHGPCGGTEVIKRTLAYLDGLRRSRPLPLSPDAAPFYVSTHRDNLRNCNLSR, encoded by the coding sequence ATGAACACAGCCCCTGTCATCCATGAAGTCGACGCCGGTGACTTCCGGGTCCGCGGCGTCCTCCTCCAGGGCTCCAGGCGCAGCCTCGTCTGGGACGCCCTGACCCATCCCGACGACATGGCCCCGTTCGCCAGGGCCTGCGCGGACGCGCCGCCCATCGTGGTCTACAGCCACGCGGACTGGGATCACATCCAGGGCACGAGCGCCTTCGCCTCCCCACTGATCATCGCCCAGCGGGCGGCCGTCAAGCGCTTTCAGACCGAGGCCCCGGCGGCCCTGTCCGAACTTCGGGGCGCGGACCCCGGAAAGTGGGACGCCGTACGGCTGCTGCCCCCGGACATCACCTTCGAGCGCAGCCTGGACCTCGACCTCGGCGGCGTCACCGTCTCCCTGCGGGCCCTTCCCGGCCACACGCCCGACGCCATCGTGGCCTTGGTGCCGGAATTGGACCTCCTGCTGGCCGGGGACACCGTCGAACTGCCCTGCCCCTGCGTGCCCCGCGGGTGCGACCTCGACGGCTGGATCGACGAGCTCGAACGCTGGCGCGCGGACACGCGGGTCCGTACCGTCATCCCCTCGCACGGCCCGTGCGGCGGCACGGAGGTCATCAAGCGGACCCTGGCCTACCTCGACGGCCTGCGCCGCAGCCGGCCCCTGCCGCTTTCGCCGGACGCCGCGCCCTTCTATGTCTCAACCCACCGGGACAACCTGCGCAATTGCAATCTGAGCCGTTGA
- a CDS encoding DsrE family protein, which yields MKVVFHLDLDEEKILRIALTNMENLRAAKPEARINLVVNGPAVKFFRADFAEEHVNRVKGLLDKGVMIFVCQNALRAFDIPEDALCPGCSPIPAGVVALIKLQQQGCAYIKP from the coding sequence ATGAAGGTCGTCTTTCACCTGGACCTGGACGAGGAAAAAATTCTGCGCATCGCCCTGACCAACATGGAAAACCTGCGCGCGGCCAAGCCCGAGGCCCGCATCAACCTCGTGGTCAACGGCCCGGCGGTGAAATTCTTCCGCGCCGACTTCGCGGAAGAGCACGTCAACCGCGTCAAGGGTCTGCTGGACAAAGGCGTGATGATCTTCGTCTGCCAGAACGCCCTGCGCGCCTTCGACATCCCCGAAGACGCCCTCTGCCCTGGCTGTTCCCCCATCCCGGCCGGCGTCGTCGCCCTGATCAAACTCCAGCAGCAGGGCTGCGCCTACATCAAGCCGTAA
- a CDS encoding FeoB-associated Cys-rich membrane protein gives MNFDLLVTLGVIVVAGVYLASRFRKKSGGCCGCSGCSGEIQPRPDGSCPSRKD, from the coding sequence ATGAATTTCGACCTTCTCGTCACCTTAGGCGTCATTGTCGTCGCAGGGGTATACCTGGCCTCCCGCTTCCGGAAGAAGAGCGGCGGGTGTTGCGGCTGTTCGGGCTGCTCCGGGGAGATCCAGCCCAGGCCCGACGGCTCGTGCCCATCCCGCAAGGACTGA
- a CDS encoding ferrous iron transport protein A, with translation MFLSIPLRHMQENQSGTILSVSATGELGRRIRDMGLVPGTAVTIVGRAPLKDPVALRLRDFTLTLRNNEADLITVRVGENGETLQ, from the coding sequence GTGTTCCTCTCCATCCCTCTCAGACACATGCAGGAAAACCAGTCCGGCACCATCCTTTCCGTCAGCGCGACGGGCGAGCTGGGGCGGCGCATCCGCGACATGGGCCTCGTGCCCGGAACCGCCGTGACCATCGTCGGCCGCGCGCCTCTCAAGGACCCCGTAGCCCTGCGCCTGCGCGACTTCACCCTGACGCTTCGCAACAACGAGGCCGACCTGATCACCGTCCGCGTCGGCGAAAACGGAGAGACCCTGCAATGA